CGAGATGACGAAGCCCGAGCCGACGCTCTGGACCTGCTGTTCGTAAACGCGGCTGCGGCTGCGGCCATAAAAAAATTCCATCCATGGGTCGGAGAACGGATCGCGGTATTCGACGCGTTGTACCGCCATCACGTTGACGCTGACGACGGCCGGGCTGGCGGTTTCGACCACGCGGGTGATCGCGTTCGTGCGACTTTCGTAGAGTTGATCGGTGACCTCACCGAGGGAGGGCGCCGGCAGGACCGCCGGCGTCTCGACCTGCTGCTGGGAGTTGGCGTTGCGGTTGCAACCGATGCCCAGAATCCCGATTAATAAGAGGGCTGTAAATCGAATGGAGTACATAACCCGAATCGTTTGCGTTCGACGGAGCGTTTTATAACGTATCACATCGACGGTTGCGTACGAGAAGCCGGAGTGTTGGTTTCTCGGGTCGTCCGACTAGATCTGAAACCTGCCGCATCATGACGTCACCTGCTCATATCCCCATCGACCGTTCCCGTTTCCTCTCCAGCCTCGACGCGTTGGCCGCCATCGGCGCCATTCCGGGCGGCGGAGTGACGCGGCTGGCGTTTTCATCGGAAGACCGCGCCGGCCGCGACTGGGTGGAGGCCCGCATGCGTGCGCTGGGGATGACCGTCTCTATTGACGCTGTTGGCAACCTGCTCGGTGTGCGCCCCGGCGCGGGGGAGGGCCCGATGGTCCTCATGGGATCCCACACGGATACCGTCGGTTCCGGTGGACGTTTCGACGGCAGCCTCGGGGTGCTCGCTGGCCTCGAGGCCGTGGCCGCGATGAACGACGCCGGCGTGGTCACGGAACAGCCGGTGGGCGTGGCCTCGTTCGTGAATGAAGAGGGGGTGCGGTTCATGCCGGATCTGATGGGCAGTCTGTACGTCACCCATAAGCTCGAGGCCGATGCCATCCGCGCCATCGTGGGTGTAGACGGGACCTCGATCGGAGAGAACATGGACTTTACGGCCTATACTGGCTCGCGGGAATGGCGCGACCTCCCCATCGGCGCGTACCTGGAGCTGCACATCGAGCAGGGGCCGGTGCTGGAGCGGGAGGCGAAGACGATCGGGGTGGTGGAAGGGGTACAGGGGCTGTCGTGGATCGAGGTCGTATTCGAGGGCGCATCCAACCACGCCGGCACTACCCCCATGGCGCTGCGCCGGGATGCTGGATATGCCGCCGGCGCGCTGGTTCGGTTTGTGCGCGAACTGGCGGTGGGCATCGGCGAACCGCAACGCACGACGGTCGGCTCGATCCGCTTGTCGCCCAACATCATCAATGTCATCGCACGGGAGGCCGTCGTCACCGTCGACCTCCGCCACCCGGACGACGGCGGTCTGGCCGCGGCGGAGGACCGGGTGGAATCGTTTGTACGGGATCTGGCGGTGCGGGAGGGGCTGGGCGTCCACACTCGAAAACTGGCTCGGGTCGCGCCGGTGGCTTTCAACCCTACGCTGATCGGCCACGTACAGGCCTCGGCCGATCGACGTGGATACACAAGCCGACGGATGATCAGCGGCGCCAGTCACGACGCGCAAATCATGGCCGCGCATTGCCCCGCCGCGATGATATTCGTGCCGAGCCGGGGCGGCGTGAGCCACGACGTCATGGAGTACACCGCACCCGAGCACCTGGTGGCCGGCGCGGAGGTCCTGCTGGACGCGGCCCTGATGGCGGCGGGAGTGGGTGGTGCAATCGGGGGGACAAACCCGGGCCGGCAAAGGGGAAATACGTAGGTTTCTTAAGCGTTCGGTGTGATATTACGCGCACACTCATCCAACAGGACACCTCCTCCCATGCCCGATTCCGCGCGCGCCGGCGTGCTCATCTACGCCAAAAACGTAGACGCCGTATCCACCTTCTACGAACGCGTCCTCGGGGCCCGAGTGCTCCATGCCGACGACGAGCACCGAGTGCTGCAGTCGCCCGACGCGCAGTTGATCCTGCACGCCATCCCCCCGCCCCACGCGGCGTCGATCGTCATCGCCGTGCCCCCCGAGCCACGGGAAAGCCAGGCCATCAAGCCGTTTTTTACAGTCGCGAGCCTGGCCGAAGCGGAAGAGATAGCCGTGGCGTGTGGC
The sequence above is drawn from the Rhodothermales bacterium genome and encodes:
- a CDS encoding Zn-dependent hydrolase; protein product: MTSPAHIPIDRSRFLSSLDALAAIGAIPGGGVTRLAFSSEDRAGRDWVEARMRALGMTVSIDAVGNLLGVRPGAGEGPMVLMGSHTDTVGSGGRFDGSLGVLAGLEAVAAMNDAGVVTEQPVGVASFVNEEGVRFMPDLMGSLYVTHKLEADAIRAIVGVDGTSIGENMDFTAYTGSREWRDLPIGAYLELHIEQGPVLEREAKTIGVVEGVQGLSWIEVVFEGASNHAGTTPMALRRDAGYAAGALVRFVRELAVGIGEPQRTTVGSIRLSPNIINVIAREAVVTVDLRHPDDGGLAAAEDRVESFVRDLAVREGLGVHTRKLARVAPVAFNPTLIGHVQASADRRGYTSRRMISGASHDAQIMAAHCPAAMIFVPSRGGVSHDVMEYTAPEHLVAGAEVLLDAALMAAGVGGAIGGTNPGRQRGNT
- a CDS encoding VOC family protein, encoding MPDSARAGVLIYAKNVDAVSTFYERVLGARVLHADDEHRVLQSPDAQLILHAIPPPHAASIVIAVPPEPRESQAIKPFFTVASLAEAEEIAVACGGCVHGPIWPGPGMRVRNVCDPEGNIVHLRERLG